The sequence below is a genomic window from Silene latifolia isolate original U9 population chromosome 7, ASM4854445v1, whole genome shotgun sequence.
AACATTGTACCATATATCATTTTTAAGGACTTGAAGGCCAGCAACTTGAGCATCTGGTAAAAGAATAGTCATAGTTGAACCATCAGAATGTGCTTTAACCCCAAGAACACGTTCAGGGCTTGGACAACTTGGGTAGAAGTTAAACCCTCCACTCATTGCCATTTTCCGACCTTGATTCTTTATGAAACAATCTTCTTCCAGCTTCAGAGATCTTGCCATTGCCTTGTAAATTGCCTCTGAAAATCTTGTTAATTTCTTCGAATATTCGTCTATTATTTTGCTGCAAATTTTGTCACAAACATGTCATATGTAAATAATGTATGTCCCCATATATTTACCCTAACTCAATTTGTGTATACTTATATTACATGCTTTTGTCTCTTGTTTCACAATTCACATGAATGATTAGATAATAAAACTCCAATCCCTTATCGTCCTTATGTGGGAAATATTACCGAGTGAGTAATAATACATGAGCTCTTGATGACCCTGAACGTACTCGACCCTTTTGACAAGTCCCATGCATTGTAATAGTCATGTTTGTAATAATTTTATTTACGAAATAAACTAGAATATTATTAAGAATTAAAATTTAACAAAAGATAGGCTAATAATACTATGTACCTAAAATTTGCAGGTTTTTGTGGCCAAAATTTGAGTTTCCGATTTTCTTCTGGTTGAAGATTAAGAAATAGCCTATCGCTCCAGTAGTTAGTTTGGGATCTTGATCGTCCCAAATTAGCAGCATAGCCTTGCACTTTCTCATCGGAAGAAGAATACTTAATCTTCTCTTCCAAAGGCATGTTGAAAAATTGCTTGGAAATTTCAAAAACATCTTGAAGAAATGAGTTGTCGATCCCATGATTAATCACCTGTTAAAACACAATCATCTATAAATATATTTAAAAGATACAGAGTAAAATTGAGGAGTATACGTACCATGTCAATCTTTTATAAATGAAATTGGTaaatgttttggtaaaaatttaccgggttatcgatttaatttgtgagtgatagtgattaatctatgGCCAATTAATATTTGATTGTGACGAATATAATGAATGAATGAGCAACGAAATAAAAATATGACACAAGGAactttttggtgacgcggaaaacccgatgtgggaacaaccgcgaggggagtcggaatcccaccaacttTGCACTATAGTCGAGACGGAATGAttcaagtaaggaaatacaaggttGGTTTTGCTAGCGGATTGTTGCTAAATATAGACGGAGAGTTGAGAAATAATGCGTAGAATTTGCTTGGTCAGTTCGAATGCCCCCCTTTGCGTTGCTCTTCAAGTGCCTTATATAGTTGCTTAAGTCAAACCCAGAGTCATCCCTGTTTCTGCTCCTATATCCTTGGTCAACCCATGAGAATAGGGGTTTGTTATTTGACTTGGTTGATACCCACTTTGTTGCACGTGTAATATCTCACTTCAATATGTGTTTGTTCTCTTTTGATCCCACGACTCTCCACTTGCCACGTCAGCGATTTTTTCTTCTTCCCATCCGCCACTAATTCTTTGCCACGTCATGGATGATAAGAAATGTATTTTTTAttcctaacaattgcccccaaatttccgtctcaaatgaCTTTAGGCGGGAATTTCTGTTTGCGTCGTCGAGAACTGGCGAGGTTTTAGCAGTTACCCGGATGTTGCAACTTCTCCAATTAATATCCCTCAACCGCCCACTCAATGCCCCACTTGCCCTCAAACTCCCCCCCTTTATTTTAACCCCTCGGTATCCCCCCATCCTTCAACCTCTCTCACCTTTCCCATCATTAATCCACTTCTTTGATCTCTTCATTAATCAGAAAAATTGTCATCTTCTCCGGCCGTTTGTAGCAGGTACCTAGCCTTCTTGCTCCTTTCTTTTCTTCGTTTTCCTtcttcttgtttttctttctcCACTTTGTTATGTCTCATCAAACCGCCTCCTCCACTTCTGCTGCGGATACTCCGGCGCCGTCCGATCTTTTCCTCTCCGGCGGTGTCTTGTCTGCTAAACACTCCTGCGACTCCGACTTCACCACGGAGGACCTTGCTTATATTAGGAAGACATTTGGTTTGAATGAGGATAATCTGCGTCGTATGAATGAGGATAATCTGCGTCGTCTGGGTTCGTAGTTGGGTAGTTATGTTGGTAGGGATGATGCCGCTTTTCCATAGATGGAACGAGCGGTTCGTATTCGAGTATTACATGACATCAGAAAGGCACTTCGACCTTCTGTTGATATTCGAATGCCGAATGGGAAAGTGACATCGTTTGATTTTAAGTATGAAAGACTGCCCATTTATTGCTACGGGTGTGGTGTATTGGGACATGGGGAGAAAAATTGTGAGGAAGGACCATATGAGGAGGAGGAGCTGAGGTTTGGTGATAAACTGCGGGCTTCACCCTGGAAGGGTGGTAAGGCGGGAGTGGCGGAAGGAAAGAAGACTAGTAGGGATTTAAGACCGGACTTTGAAGAAGAGTATAAGCGGAACGAAAACGAGATGATAGAAAAATTACGACGTTTTGCTTTATCGAATACCCATAGAGTTAGAATGGGAAATACAAGACTTGAATTGAGTAGTGTAGTAGATAAGGAGGCAGGCTTGGTTAATACCGGTATTGTGGAGAAGGATATGGCACCTGTGGAGTGGGGGCAGGGTGTGGTCACGAGAGGGGATCCATCGGTTGAGCTAGTGGCGACAGTTGAAGAGGAGAAGGAGGACAGGAGGGGTACTACGGGGGAGCTATTTCATAAAGGTGGGGGTTATACAATGGTGGTTGCAGGTCAGGGGTCGAAGTGTCGAAGTGGGCTTGAATGGTGGGGGTGTTGTGTCCAAGCCTGGGAAGAAGTGGCAGCGACAACTGCGACATGAGGGTGGTACTAGTGTGGATGATGAGCGAAGTCCTTACAATTTGATGTTAAATGAGAATCAGGATTAGGGAAGAGGATGAGGTAGGGGTGACGAATGTATCGAAGAATATATGATTCACAAGGATGCGACAAGAGGGTGGGACTAGTGTGGATGATGAGCGAAGTCCTTACAATTTGATGTTAAATGAGAATCAGAAGAGGGTTAGGGAAGAGGATGAGATGGGGGTGACGAATGTATCGAAGAATACTATGATTCACAGGGATGTGACGATGGTAatatctgaggcggaggttgattcagttcaaccccgccgggcccaatgaatcTCTTGAGCCTTAACTGCAGGGGGCTGGGCAACCCCGCTGCAGTGGGCGGATTAAGAAATTTATTCCGACGGGAAGCGGCTAGTATTGTATTTTTGTGTGAGACGAAGTTAAGTAGTGGGGAAATGCAGAGAGTGTGGAGAAAGTTTGATGGCTTTGATGGGGTGGCGGTAGATAGTGTGGGGAGGTCGGGTGGTCTTACTATGTTATGGCGTAGTAATATTACTTGTACTCTTCGGTCTGCTTCCGTACATTATATGGATTTTGATGTGGAGTTTGCTGAGGAGAAGTGTCGTATTACCGATTTTTATGGTTGGCTTGCTATACAGGATAAACATCTTTCGTGGCAGCAGCTTCGTCTTCTGGCAAGTCAATCGAAGGAACCATGGCTGTGTATTGGTGATTACAACGAGGTTCTGTATTCTACTGAGATGAAGGGTGGTCTTCGAGCCAGTGGCACCGGGTAAAAATCTAAACTCATACCTCCCGATTTACCCACGAGCCACCTATGTCATAATTTGCTCATTACTTTTTTTAGATAAAATGTAGTTTTAATCACTATTAATTTCcgcaaattttcattttcatatttcttGTTTACGATTTTATATAAAAGTTAATAAAGACACTATAGAAAGTCATAataatatgtaattttttttataattgaTGAGTAAGCGGGTATTAGGTAGGTATGATATAAAATCCAACTCTGCCACCCATGGCTGGTGGAATTTTTGTACCCGTATCCGCCTGACCACCCGCGGAAGCTATACCCGTACCCGCCCTAATTGAGGGAGGTGTGGGGTGGTATCCGCTTATATACCCGCCCGTTAACATCCCTACTTCTCTCAACCTCGTCATCTCCTTCCCCACCCTTACAAACACCggattttgtgtttttgaaagaaGGGGAGGAGATCTCGATGGTCGaggagagtttttaagagttggAGGTGGTGGTTGATGAAATTCCGAAGAGTGTTGGATGGGGGTCGAGGAAAGAGTAAGGTGGCTGAGTTGGAGCGTCGCTGATGCTGGGTTGTCGCCGGCGTCGATAGTGGTTCTAGACGGGTGTGataataggaataattataatagttgggcctcaaccatcaccttaaggttttggttgagatggttcatccatcatggtatcagagcaatcgTGACCTTTGGTCACGGGTTCGAATtctggcaacctcaaaactcctcaaaaactctcGAAGTGGAATTtcagcacacggtacgggggagccggtgcacaattAACCACTCTCCAAGCTCAATGgacatttgagtgagggagcgtaataggaataattataatagttggacctcaaccatcaccttaaggttttggttgagatgatttATCTATTATGTGATTGGTGGTGGTTTGGGTTTGGATGGATTTGTAGTGGTTTCCCGTTTGGGTTGTATGTTAATTATTCCCTTTGATTTATTCAACCAAACAAACAAGTACATTAAAGGGAAACCAGTCCCTTTCCCCTTATTTCCCTCTCCAATTCCCATTACCTTTCTATAATGTGAATCAAACGCCCCTTAATTAATAGAGGGGTGCTAGTGTGTTACCATTTACCAACAATCTCAAACCTATTTTCTTTGTGTTACCAAACGGCCCCTTAATTATTAGGTGTGTTACTAACATTCTGTCCAACCTATTCTCTTCACCCTCTCACAAAACCGACTAAACTAATATATATCGGGTGGGGGGATAAGACAAGTAGATCAAGGTAAATAGACGATATTTTAACCGATTGTGAGAGAAGAAGGTAGAAGACAAGGTTATTAAGAGAAGGTAGATAATATTTTCCTTCATCCCATTTTTATTGTCCCCTTTCCTTTTAAATGTTATCCCACTTTTATTATCTCATTACTAATATAGTAATGAAAACTTTAATTATCCAATATTGTCCATTGATAACTTACTAAAATACAACCACCATAAAATGAATATCGTAACTCTTTCTTTAATTTGTGAGGTAAAGTTGATAATCCACTAGTTTTCTTAAATCCTCCCCAAATAAAAAGAGGAACTATAAAAATAGAATGGAGTATAGCATAAAAAGGATAGATACAAAAGGCGCAATTTTTTCTCGTTTCTTAATCTTATCCAACACGAATTTGTATTTGATAAGATGTATAAATAGACTTTGTTGAATAATTGCTTTAAAATAAGTTTTaataatttaaattaatttaGTTATTAGTATTTTATCATTGTTAGGGATATGGAATGATGGAGTATCTTGTTACTTTAAAAATGTAGAATAATCTCTCAAGAAGTTTATTGATTCACCGTCTCAACCTACTCATTTTGTTATGGTGTGAGTAGGGGACTAGGTCCACACGTCCATGTAAAGTCAACATTTAATGTTTTAGTGCCTTTATTTAAAGATTAGTTATTAATTAGTGGgtttattatgtttagctaaagTTTAGGTTATGTTAATTAAGCCTAGGgttgttaatgagacgagacaacTCGCGAGCAATTCGAactcggctcggtcaaagctcggctcgtgtgagctcggctcgggctcgggctcggctcgagagcataacgagtcaagccgagcaaacgttggctcggctcgaaaagctcgtgagcagctcgaacttgtgtaattagatgagatattactcatattttataaaaatattttgtcatgattatatatttgtatcaTACATATTAAAAATGTCTTATTAATTTTCCAATATTTGTATATAAAACTTTCGAGTCTGGTTATTGAACACATCGAGAGAGAAAATGACAATTCAacaattatatataggctcgagttgagctcgagtttggctcgagctcgcaagcttgataacgagcacaattttttcaagctcgggtaagctcgagatcggctcgaacTCGTGTTTTACTTTATGAGCACAAGCCGAGTAAGGCCAAGCTGGGGCTCGGTCGGCTAGTTAACACCCCTAACATTTAAGCCTATAAGTTGTTAATTAAGCATAAGTTGTAAGTTTTCTGTTGCATTGCAAATGATGTAGTAGCTTTTCCTTTCACAAAATATTCTATTTGCTTTTTCATATGCATCTCAAATCTCCAATAGACTTAGATCAGAAGcaaactactccctccgtcccggtcatttgttgtcctttggttttggcacaaagaccaaggaaagaggag
It includes:
- the LOC141591726 gene encoding jasmonate-induced oxygenase 4-like, with product MPLEEKIKYSSSDEKVQGYAANLGRSRSQTNYWSDRLFLNLQPEENRKLKFWPQKPANFSKIIDEYSKKLTRFSEAIYKAMARSLKLEEDCFIKNQGRKMAMSGGFNFYPSCPSPERVLGVKAHSDGSTMTILLPDAQVAGLQVLKNDIWYNVPIIPGALLINLGDLGEVMTNGIFKSVIHRVVTNSEKDRLSVAAFFTSEDKKEIGPVTELINEQHPQLYRKLDTDEFRTIFFEALSQGRKTLDALKL